From Danio rerio strain Tuebingen ecotype United States chromosome 7, GRCz12tu, whole genome shotgun sequence, the proteins below share one genomic window:
- the LOC110438780 gene encoding serine/threonine-protein kinase pim-2-like isoform X1, producing MGQRISCLNIATESECVYSLHPSTPLQLNNDTPRHENHQLDESRVVPCEEDGGSVVTEKKKVKKKSSFWRKLFRFSRPRIGRGKKVEQVDSEKVKPVTEAEPSTDVGNIPNPVEHHDHQQAPNSLEVPSSIIDLQIQEQCENVELEEETSTDDPTSVETISSVESYGPQNTPNSSFEIPLFTVDEQIQEFPDDLSEEETVCPLAENPSQDMVLIIGSMCCTYNMGELLGEGGFGAVYAGVRAHDGLPVAIKFARKMEGMEYLYVPGLPELVPLEIGLTLMANKGPSSPNIIDLLDWQDFPDHYIMVLQRPSPCLSVFKLLESCGNIFEERFARYVMRQVIEAAETCCRRGVFHRDIKLENLIINTHTMDVTLIDFGCGNLFHETEYHTFSGTEMYCPPEFFETGKYFARPATVYSLGVLLYTMVCGYMPVYTDREKMQHWLWYLPSLSCECSHLINACLHPDPSERIQLEQILLHDWFTISPSDMEDERPVLVMQEELISQAC from the exons ATGGGTCAGCGAATTTCTTGTCTGAATATAGCGACAGAGTCTGAGTGTGTGTACAGTTTACATCCTAGTACACCACTTCAGTTAAATAATGACACGCCTCGTCACGAAAACCATCAGCTTGATGAGAGCCGTGTTGTTCCTTGTGAGGAAGATGGAGGGAGTGTGGTGACGGAGAAaaagaaagtgaagaaaaaatcgAGTTTTTGGAGAAAGCTGTTCCGCTTTTCACGCCCAAGAATTGGAAGGGGTAAAAAGGTGGAGCAGGTGGACAGTGAGAAGGTGAAGCCAGTCACCGAAGCAGAACCTTCTACTGATG TAGGAAACATCCCAAACCCTGTTGAGCATCATGACCACCAGCAAGCTCCTAACAGCCTTGAGGTTCCTTCCTCCATCATTGACCTGCAAATACAggaacagtgtgagaatgtggagCTGGAGGAAGAAACGTCTACTGATG ATCCAACTTCAGTGGAGACCATATCTTCTGTAGAGAGTTATGGTCCTCAGAACACTCCCAACAGTAGTTTTGAGATTCCTCTCTTCACTGTTGACGAGCAAATCCAGGAGTTTCCAGATGATCTGTCAGAGGAAGAAACTGTGTGTCCTCTGGCAGAAAACCCAAGCCAAGACATGGTCTTGATTATTGGGA GCATGTGCTGCACCTACAACATGGGTGAGCTACTGGGAGAAGGAGGATTTGGTGCCGTATATGCTGGTGTCCGTGCCCATGATGGTCTTCcg GTGGCAATCAAGTTTGCCAGAAAAATGGAGGGCATGGAATATCTCTACGTT CCTGGCCTTCCAGAACTTGTACCACTTGAAATCGGCCTCACACTTATGGCAAACAAGGGTCCCAGCTCACCCAACATAATCGATCTGCTGGATTGGCAGGACTTTCCAGACCATTATATAATGGTCCTGCAGCGCCCTTCACCATGCCTGAGTGTGTTTAAGCTGTTGGAGAGCTGTGGCAACATCTTTGAAGAAAGGTTTGCTCGGTATGTGATGCGCCAGGTTATCGAGGCAGCTGAGACCTGCTGCCGGCGCGGAGTATTCCACAGAGATATAAAATTGGAGAACTTGATCATCAACACACACACCATGGATGTCACACTGATTGACTTCGGCTGTGGGAACCTGTTCCACGAAACAGAGTACCACACTTTTAGTG GCACAGAGATGTACTGCCCTCCGGAGTTTTTCGAAACGGGCAAATACTTTGCACGGCCAGCAACCGTGTATTCCCTTGGAGTGCTGCTATACACTATGGTGTGTGGATATATGCCAGTCTACACGGATCGGGAAAAGATGCAGCACTGGCTCTGGTATCTGCCGTCCTTGTCCTGTG AATGCAGTCATCTCATAAATGCCTGTCTGCATCCCGATCCCAGCGAGAGGATACAACTGGAGCAGATCCTCCTCCACGACTGGTTTACG aTCTCACCATCAGACATGGAGGATGAGCGCCCGGTCCTGGTCATGCAGGAAGAGCTGATTAGCCAGGCATGCTAA
- the LOC110438780 gene encoding serine/threonine-protein kinase pim-3-like isoform X2: MGQRISCLNIATESECVYSLHPSTPLQLNNDTPRHENHQLDESRVVPCEEDGGSVVTEKKKVKKKSSFWRKLFRFSRPRIGRGKKVEQVDSEKVKPVTEAEPSTDGNIPNPVEHHDHQQAPNSLEVPSSIIDLQIQEQCENVELEEETSTDDPTSVETISSVESYGPQNTPNSSFEIPLFTVDEQIQEFPDDLSEEETVCPLAENPSQDMVLIIGSMCCTYNMGELLGEGGFGAVYAGVRAHDGLPVAIKFARKMEGMEYLYVPGLPELVPLEIGLTLMANKGPSSPNIIDLLDWQDFPDHYIMVLQRPSPCLSVFKLLESCGNIFEERFARYVMRQVIEAAETCCRRGVFHRDIKLENLIINTHTMDVTLIDFGCGNLFHETEYHTFSGTEMYCPPEFFETGKYFARPATVYSLGVLLYTMVCGYMPVYTDREKMQHWLWYLPSLSCECSHLINACLHPDPSERIQLEQILLHDWFTISPSDMEDERPVLVMQEELISQAC, translated from the exons ATGGGTCAGCGAATTTCTTGTCTGAATATAGCGACAGAGTCTGAGTGTGTGTACAGTTTACATCCTAGTACACCACTTCAGTTAAATAATGACACGCCTCGTCACGAAAACCATCAGCTTGATGAGAGCCGTGTTGTTCCTTGTGAGGAAGATGGAGGGAGTGTGGTGACGGAGAAaaagaaagtgaagaaaaaatcgAGTTTTTGGAGAAAGCTGTTCCGCTTTTCACGCCCAAGAATTGGAAGGGGTAAAAAGGTGGAGCAGGTGGACAGTGAGAAGGTGAAGCCAGTCACCGAAGCAGAACCTTCTACTGATG GAAACATCCCAAACCCTGTTGAGCATCATGACCACCAGCAAGCTCCTAACAGCCTTGAGGTTCCTTCCTCCATCATTGACCTGCAAATACAggaacagtgtgagaatgtggagCTGGAGGAAGAAACGTCTACTGATG ATCCAACTTCAGTGGAGACCATATCTTCTGTAGAGAGTTATGGTCCTCAGAACACTCCCAACAGTAGTTTTGAGATTCCTCTCTTCACTGTTGACGAGCAAATCCAGGAGTTTCCAGATGATCTGTCAGAGGAAGAAACTGTGTGTCCTCTGGCAGAAAACCCAAGCCAAGACATGGTCTTGATTATTGGGA GCATGTGCTGCACCTACAACATGGGTGAGCTACTGGGAGAAGGAGGATTTGGTGCCGTATATGCTGGTGTCCGTGCCCATGATGGTCTTCcg GTGGCAATCAAGTTTGCCAGAAAAATGGAGGGCATGGAATATCTCTACGTT CCTGGCCTTCCAGAACTTGTACCACTTGAAATCGGCCTCACACTTATGGCAAACAAGGGTCCCAGCTCACCCAACATAATCGATCTGCTGGATTGGCAGGACTTTCCAGACCATTATATAATGGTCCTGCAGCGCCCTTCACCATGCCTGAGTGTGTTTAAGCTGTTGGAGAGCTGTGGCAACATCTTTGAAGAAAGGTTTGCTCGGTATGTGATGCGCCAGGTTATCGAGGCAGCTGAGACCTGCTGCCGGCGCGGAGTATTCCACAGAGATATAAAATTGGAGAACTTGATCATCAACACACACACCATGGATGTCACACTGATTGACTTCGGCTGTGGGAACCTGTTCCACGAAACAGAGTACCACACTTTTAGTG GCACAGAGATGTACTGCCCTCCGGAGTTTTTCGAAACGGGCAAATACTTTGCACGGCCAGCAACCGTGTATTCCCTTGGAGTGCTGCTATACACTATGGTGTGTGGATATATGCCAGTCTACACGGATCGGGAAAAGATGCAGCACTGGCTCTGGTATCTGCCGTCCTTGTCCTGTG AATGCAGTCATCTCATAAATGCCTGTCTGCATCCCGATCCCAGCGAGAGGATACAACTGGAGCAGATCCTCCTCCACGACTGGTTTACG aTCTCACCATCAGACATGGAGGATGAGCGCCCGGTCCTGGTCATGCAGGAAGAGCTGATTAGCCAGGCATGCTAA